One Microbacterium esteraromaticum genomic window carries:
- a CDS encoding DNA topoisomerase IB, which translates to MTRLRRSDPHSPGIRRVRHGRGHRFIGPDGAAVDDPGVLERLRGVVVPPAWTDVWMCPYANGHILATGIDAADRRQYIYHPAWHERMAREKFDRMLQLAEVLPAARGGVTRDLRTDGFARPRLLAGAFKMLDSALLRVGSEQYAKTHGSIGLVTLRGSHARVRAGRVVELRFPGKSGQPWESEVDDADLAGLVTGLKRRGGRSLLLSWQDDDAAWHPLRAADINEDVRLRTGGEFTAKDFRTLHGTISAAVALAEIGAKPSASARSRAVAQAVRVAASALGNTPAVARASYVDPRVFDLYDEGVVVDPSRRIEGQLVALLR; encoded by the coding sequence ATGACCCGCCTGCGTCGAAGCGACCCGCACTCTCCCGGTATCCGACGGGTGCGCCACGGTCGCGGCCACCGGTTCATCGGCCCTGACGGCGCGGCTGTCGACGACCCCGGGGTGCTCGAGCGGCTGCGCGGGGTCGTCGTTCCTCCCGCGTGGACCGACGTGTGGATGTGCCCCTACGCGAACGGGCACATCCTGGCGACCGGCATCGATGCGGCCGACCGCCGCCAGTACATCTACCACCCCGCCTGGCACGAGCGGATGGCGCGCGAGAAGTTCGACCGCATGCTGCAGCTCGCCGAGGTGCTTCCCGCTGCGCGAGGCGGCGTCACCCGAGACCTGCGCACCGACGGGTTCGCCAGGCCGCGGCTGCTCGCCGGGGCGTTCAAGATGCTCGACTCGGCCCTGCTGCGCGTCGGGTCGGAGCAGTACGCGAAGACGCACGGCAGCATCGGACTCGTCACCCTGCGCGGATCTCACGCCCGCGTGCGCGCAGGCCGGGTCGTCGAGCTGCGCTTCCCCGGCAAGAGCGGACAGCCGTGGGAGTCGGAGGTCGACGATGCGGACCTCGCAGGACTCGTCACCGGCCTCAAGCGCAGAGGGGGACGCTCGCTGCTGCTGAGCTGGCAGGACGACGACGCGGCATGGCATCCGCTGAGGGCGGCCGACATCAACGAGGACGTCCGGCTGCGCACCGGCGGCGAGTTCACCGCGAAGGACTTCCGCACACTGCACGGCACCATCTCGGCCGCCGTCGCCCTCGCCGAGATCGGTGCGAAGCCGTCGGCGAGCGCGCGCTCGCGCGCAGTGGCCCAGGCGGTGCGCGTCGCGGCATCCGCCCTGGGAAACACCCCCGCGGTCGCCCGCGCCAGCTACGTCGACCCGCGCGTGTTCGACCTGTACGACGAAGGGGTCGTCGTCGACCCGTCGCGGCGGATCGAGGGTCAGCTCGTCGCCCTTCTCAGGTGA
- a CDS encoding MATE family efflux transporter, whose translation MATTLITGRPWRVILLFSVPLLIGNVVQQLYQFVDTIVVGRWLGVDSLAAVGATGSLIFLVIGFAWGLASGFAIPTAQAFGAGDARGVSRSVATGTLLTAATSLILTVLGPVIARPFLELLQTPPELIAEATVFTQVTFIGGSTIMFFNYLAAIIRSIGDSTTPLVFLTISCALNVGLVILMVGPLGWGVAGAAWATVVAQAVSVLLCLGYLWRRLPVLHVHRDDWKVDRAEVLEHLRLGLPMGFQASIIAIGALVVQVALNTLGSEEVAAYTAASRVDSLASAFLASLGLAASMYAAQNLGARRPDRIRRGTIQALWMAVIASVILGAIMIAFGEPVVRLFVGDGADHVVDLAHQMLIINGVTYTLLGVLFVLRGVLQGVGRVLVPTVTGVIELIARVVAALVLGAMWDFAGVAMSNPLAWIGAVVILVPAYVAAHRAFARMPVEPIETTLTTPIPVIGPTEGSRMVDAVFTAPVPVVAPRLNALRLPRLSRLPRTPRRPR comes from the coding sequence ATGGCAACCACCCTCATCACGGGCCGTCCCTGGCGCGTCATCCTGCTGTTCTCCGTGCCCCTGCTCATCGGCAACGTGGTGCAGCAGCTGTACCAGTTCGTCGACACGATCGTCGTCGGGCGCTGGCTCGGCGTCGACTCGCTCGCGGCCGTCGGCGCCACGGGCAGCCTCATCTTCCTCGTCATCGGCTTCGCCTGGGGCCTCGCCAGCGGCTTCGCCATCCCGACCGCGCAGGCCTTCGGGGCGGGGGATGCCAGGGGCGTGAGCCGCTCGGTCGCCACCGGCACCCTGCTCACCGCGGCGACCAGCCTGATCCTCACTGTGCTCGGACCGGTCATCGCCCGGCCGTTCCTCGAGCTGCTGCAGACGCCGCCGGAGCTGATCGCCGAGGCGACCGTCTTCACGCAGGTGACGTTCATCGGCGGCAGCACGATCATGTTCTTCAATTACCTCGCGGCGATCATCCGCTCGATCGGCGACTCGACCACCCCGCTCGTGTTCCTCACCATCTCGTGCGCGCTCAACGTCGGCCTGGTGATCCTCATGGTGGGTCCGCTCGGCTGGGGCGTGGCGGGCGCTGCGTGGGCGACGGTGGTCGCACAGGCGGTATCGGTGCTGCTCTGCCTCGGATACCTGTGGCGCAGGCTTCCGGTGCTGCACGTGCACCGCGATGACTGGAAGGTCGACCGCGCAGAGGTGCTCGAGCACCTGCGGCTGGGACTGCCGATGGGCTTCCAGGCCTCGATCATCGCGATCGGGGCCCTCGTGGTGCAGGTGGCGCTGAACACGCTCGGCTCCGAAGAGGTCGCCGCATACACGGCGGCATCCCGTGTCGACAGCCTCGCCAGCGCCTTCCTCGCCTCGCTGGGACTGGCCGCATCGATGTACGCGGCGCAGAACCTCGGAGCGCGCCGGCCCGACCGCATCCGGCGCGGCACGATCCAGGCGCTGTGGATGGCGGTCATCGCCTCGGTCATCCTGGGCGCGATCATGATCGCCTTCGGCGAGCCGGTGGTGCGCCTGTTCGTCGGCGACGGCGCCGACCACGTCGTCGACCTCGCCCACCAGATGCTGATCATCAACGGCGTCACCTACACGCTCCTCGGCGTGCTGTTCGTGCTGCGCGGTGTGCTGCAGGGGGTCGGGCGCGTGCTCGTGCCGACGGTCACCGGAGTGATCGAGCTGATCGCGCGCGTGGTGGCCGCCCTGGTGCTGGGGGCGATGTGGGACTTCGCGGGCGTCGCGATGAGCAACCCTCTGGCGTGGATCGGCGCGGTCGTCATCCTGGTGCCGGCCTACGTCGCCGCGCATCGCGCGTTCGCTCGCATGCCCGTCGAGCCGATCGAGACCACGCTGACGACGCCGATCCCGGTGATCGGCCCGACGGAGGGGTCGCGGATGGTGGATGCCGTGTTCACCGCGCCGGTGCCTGTGGTCGCTCCACGCTTGAACGCCCTGCGTCTGCCCCGTCTGTCCCGTCTGCCCCGGACCCCTCGCCGCCCGCGCTGA